tttttgtataaattaatgtttatcTCTACGTGCATATCCAATCCTGACTTGGCTGAAACCTAAAATGTGTGATAATAACTTTGCTATAAATTCATACAATTCAATAATATGAGGATGTTGTGTGTTTGGAGTATGAtcgtgattatttttttaaagtgtgttttgcttgaaaatacattaaagtaaaaaaattttatttttaaaaaattatttttgacatcagcacatcaaaataattttaaaatattaaaaaatattaatttgaaataaaaataaaattaaataaaattaatatttttaaaatattttttaaaatataaaaataaactaattgatCATTTTAACTTTTAGTTTAGGTTAAGTTATGTTGAaaagttaatttgaaattaaccCGCCAAGTAATCAATTTGAATAACCCACCAAGTAATCATTTGTTTTACAGGCTATCGATCTAAATTCTCTCGACTTATTTGTGCTaatagtttttcaaatattataaaattggCAATTACTGGCATGCAGATCCTTAGCAATGGTAAGTACAAGGCTGTTTTGCACAGAACCACGGTGGCTAAAGATAAGGCAAGGATGTCATGGCCAGTTTTCTTGGAGCCTCCAGGCGAGCTCGTGGTCTGTCCTCTTCCTCAACTCATCAACAAAGACAATCCTCCAAAGTTCAAGGCCAAAAAATTCAAGGATTACATGTACTGTAAACTCAATCATCTCCCCCAGTAGTCctataaataattttcaataataataataataataataataataataataatgagggCTTGTTATAATTACGATGTCATTTTAGAGATGTTGGTTGCCCTGATGTATTAAATTAATGCCAGTGGATGGCACTCATGATAATCGTGTTCTTTCGGTTGTGATCATAATATTatggaaaatattaattatgggtgaattgttttttatattttgaccaAAACTATGTTgggaatcttttttttttttttggtactaTAAGGGTATCAATTCTCGAGTCATTTTtcacatcaaaattaattctatttttctttttagttttgtaagttcttctttcttttcaatccTAAAGTTTGTTGGATTTCATCTGTGGATGGCTTGTGCACTGGaggtttcttttatttttatttttttaaaaaataaaaaatggtataTAAATAACTTTAACTTTATCCCacgctttaaattaattatatcctCTCAAAGAGCAGCAGATTTTACTATTTGTAGATTTGTAGTTGTGGATCTCTCTCCTTTCGCTTGCGAAACATAGTTTTCAAGCTGGAGTTGTGTACTGATATAGAAAATGTTTGGCTTATTAGATTATTATAGCAACTCTCGAGTTActgagtaaattatttttattaaaataatattgttttgttattaaaaaaatctttaatatttttttaactagatttaaattgaatttaatcgagtcaatttaattactaaaaacttaattagataGAGCAAGTTTCACCCAATTGGATTCCAAATTTGGGATTTCTTGGATTGGATACAACCAAATttctaatcttttttataaattctttttcaatattcttttaaaatcaattaatatgtAGATTGATGGCTTCCCACTAATTGACAGTATTTTGTTTGAAGACCTGGGGATTGATGGCTTCCCACTAATTGACCtgacatatatataaataaaaacaactctTTAATTGATCCTAGACATAATATATAACAATAGAAGGTTTCAGTCAATTACAGGAATGCTTGAATAttgacaattaattaattaagtgtgaTCACAAGGTTTTtcttaatcttattttaatttgctctGTTCTTAGGCATGAGATTCATGTTCATCATGTTGATTATAATTCCTGCCGCTTTATATGAACTTGCAAACTTCGTGATTTTAGAGAGATAATTTAACTAGTTGAGGTGTAATTGATTCACACATGATGTGCCTAACAATAATTTAAGATTATAAAtggaataaattatttcaacaaACCAACCCTTTCTTTTGGTCTAtccaaattaatcaaatcaataattgcGCGcactaaaataatcaaatcaataacGTTGACATATAATCACATTGATGGAGTGTTATAAAACTTGTACTGATTTGGcgtattattcttttaattttagcatACGCATCCTCAATTAATTCGGAAACTTAATTGTTGCCATGGTATCATTGGAAACCCTTAATTTGCACACCTTTTACAAAATAGTTCTTAATATGAGATTTGTTTTGGGTTAGGTTTCATACAACTATGCAAAGTGAATAAttactctttttatatatatagttacatCCTGCACAAGTTGTAAATGGTATGCTCACGTTTTATTCCTTTATACCAATAAAAAGAGAATTAATTCACCATTGTTGTCTTCCTTTGCcacatttttctctttttaagaCCAAAATATGAGTCTCTTGTAACTACAATCTATGCCTGTGATGATTCACTCGAAGATGTTTACTCTATTTTACTTGCGAGGCATCACAGTCTGCTCCCATCAACCATTTGTCTGTGTAAATTATGGTCGAtctatctcataaattttaggattaaagatttatataattattaacttataaatgcattggattaattaaggtATGCGCTGTCAAAGAACAATattaacctaataatttaagttgttaggtgagattctaatatatgatttatattattctctaacatatccAATCAAGTAAAAGTTCTCTGAGTTTGAAACTTGCATAAGTCCATATtactttgtgcttaatttttatcaaataaatgaagttgatgagatttgaactcatgaCCGTTTGATTATTAAGACTCTGATACTATAttaatctaatagtttaagttgtCAAGTAAggtctcaagatataatttatattattttttaatttgttttgccataatttttatttttttaattaatatgaccatatttctttcaaataaatGGCAAGGGTTGTCATTTTAGCGACCAATGGCGTGGTTTTGGTAGAGGTATTGCTTCACATTGTAATTTTGAAACCTGGACAAGTCTAGACACCCACTGTATATAAATGCTACTAGACACTTGACCCGCGCGATGctgcgggtcattttttttgcataaaaaatattaaaacaaataaaaatttaaaaatcttgggtttttctataaagttatacccaaaaaacttgggtttgactgcaacgcctgacctaagagtaatatttataatattaataataaaaataaacttgcatgacccaagtttaagttaGCCTGGCTGCAACActggacccaagaatattggatgtgggtctaaatataaggtcgtgtcataaaagtgtgataattaaatagactgattaaaaaaacaacaaaaaggaaaaaactaatgaagaaaaagaaaaaaaattgaattaattgggttaaccctttaaatcaGGTTATCTCGAAAAACCTGggattcacatcatgaaagtttgataactaaatagaaaaacaaatgacgggtttacccagaattaactgggttaacccatcaaactaagTTATCCCGTCAAGCCCAGAAcacgtatcatgaaagtatgaaagtctgataattaaatagaaagaaaattaactttaacaaactaaactaaatgaaaaaaataatttgtcaaatcAGACTAACCCATTAAactcgagatccgtatcatgaaaatctgataactaaaaaaaaaaattaacattaacaaagtaaatgaaacaaaaaaaaatcattaacaaaaattaaaaagaaaaaaaatagttatataatataatataatacaatacaatataataatatttatatttatatttataattataatataatatattaataagtaaatatattagtaaaaggcgTGACATGTCCGTGCGATGCCGCGGGCTTGTGGCATGCTTGTGCATTATTatggatttgtgaaaaaaaaccatataaaaaaatgttaccatccacaatattttaaaggaaaaaactacaaaactatattctcaaccagctcaatattaaaaaaaaatcgataaaaacaattataaaaaaaaacacaaaaaaatgaaaaaaataagatgacaattttggaagaaaaaaaaagcaaaaaacaaataataaaaaaaatggaaaaaaaaaaacatgtggggaaagttaaagctaaattttcaaccagctaaatattaaaatcatttaagaaaacactgtagcaatctatagtgttttgtgaggaaatatacaactataattctcaatcagcttaatattaaaaaaaaaatcaataaagataattttgacaaatataaaaaaaaaaaaacgaaaggaaaaaaaaacatacatggaaacactataacaatctaaagtgtttcatgagaaaatctacagttgtaatttttaaccagctcaatataaaaaacaataaaaacgacaaagaccatttaaaaaaaaataacaaaaaaaaagcatatgggaaaacactgtagcaatcaacgatgttttaaggaaaaaaagctaaattgttaGCCGgttcagtataaaaaaaataaatttgacaaaaacatatttggaaaaaaaacatcgataaaaaaaacatgtggggaaacactgtagcaaagaaaaaatcatgtgggaaaacactgtagtaatctacagtgttttaaataactataaagctaaattctcaatcagcttaatataaaaaaaaatcgacgaagataattatgaaaaaaaaaaattatttaataaaaaaccatgtagagaaacactgcaacaatctagtgttttaaagaaaaaaaattaaaaaaactaaattatcaatcagctcaatagtaaaaaaataaaatcaacaaaaataattatgaaaaaaaaaatataaagaagaaagacaattttgggaaaaatttaaaaaaacaaaaaaaaaaacgtggggCAAGCTAAAggtaaagctaaattctcaaccaactcaatattgaaaaaataaattcgacaacgataatttaaaaaaaaaaacatgtgggaaaaACACTGCAGacaaacaaaaaccatataggggaaacactgtagcaatccatagtgttttttttttttttttttaaaagctacaAAGTTAagtttttaaccagctcaatataaaaaaaaaactgacaaagactatttgttttaaaaaaattcatttttgggtaaaaaaataataaaaaaaaaacatgtaaaaaaaaaaaagcgagaaaaaaaaacacgcggggaaagctacagtgtttttaaagaaaaaaccaaaaaaactaaaatttcaaccagctcaatagcaaaaaaaataaaatcatcaaaaataattctaaaaaaaaagaaaatatgtaaaaaatgacaattttagaaaaaaaaagaaataaaaaaaaacatgtggggaaagctaaagctatatTATCAgccagctcaatattgaaaaaataaattcgataaagataattttttaaaaaattatgtggggaaacactgcagcaaaacaaaaaccatgcaagggaaacactatagcaatccatattgttttttttttttaaaaaaaaaaactacaatgctaaattctcaaccaacttaatataaaaaaaataaaatctacaaagatcattttgaaaaagaaaagaataaataaatcataaaaagaaaaaaaaaacaatgtatgaaaatattatagcaatccacaatgttttaaagaaaaaagctacatagttaaattttcaaccagctcagtatttaaaaaaaattagtaaagataattttgaaaaaaaattaaaaaaaaagagtcaattttgagtaaaaaaaagaagagaaaaaaaacatgtaaaaaaaatgaagaagaaacaaaagtgggaaaaaacaaaagctccagaaaaaaaaacaaaagaaaaaaaaagggaaaaaaaaaggctacaaaaaagaaaaaaaacaaaagtagaaaaaaaaaaagaaaaaaacaaaataaaaaactgctacaaaagagaaaaaaaaattataatataataatataattataattataataattattattatatataataataataataattattattattattatatttagtataattaaaaggcgtggggaagctacagtgaTTTCCCCACgtcttttagagttttttaataaatgttatgATAATCGTCTGTTCTTACCACTACCTCCTCGTTGAAAAGCACAAGCTCATGTCTCCACTCATCAACAACAGCAGCCATATGTCCAAGAATGGCTTTTTTGATTCAGAGCAACATTTTTGTGGTgccctgaaaataaaaaaatcttatatatctcaaatctttttatataagtttCTATAGGAAGAAAAGGTTTTACTTATAAAAGTAGGTGTTAAACATTTATGAGCATGGAGCGCATCTTCCAGTTTATTTAAACTTAATACACAAATATCCACCTATATTTATGtgcataaaattttattttattttatttatttttattgttgttgtgaaatacattttttttattgattaggaaatatcataatttttttatatattttataatcattcctgtgtatattttttataatatatatttgttttataatcatAACCAAACCAggaattatcataaaaaaaaaaaatatgtggttTTGTAAATTCCTAATTATATTGTTGTtatcatatttgttttataatcgAAACCGggaactaaaaaaattacatcctCCAAACAATATAGGTGCGTCTGCCGGAAGTCGAACCCGGATCTATTGCTTGGAAGGCAATTATCCTAACCGTTGGACTACAAACGCAGTTGTCTATCTGGGCATTATACATTATTAAATAGTAAATTATCACATGCATCGGTGTTTGTTCTCACCGAGCGACATTTGAGATTTCGCCCGAGGGAGGGAACGAAGGGAGGTTTTCTTTTTAGTATTGTAGAACaaagttttttctataatttaaatttgcgttttttttaagctttctatagttattttaagagataaatcattttttatttgacttaagaatttaaataataaattccttaattaatcaataattttctaGTGTATTTTTGACTCAATCAATCCTACAAAAACATGGTGCTttgtatttcatttttaattatcaaggTGGTCCTATTTTTGTGTAGGCAAGGGaagattatattgaaaataatgcTTAATAATGGTTTTTCAAATTCTTCTCACAAAAATTATGTGTGTAATTATGCATGTactatatttaaaatcaaacaacTAAGTAGTTTTAGAATTACAACATTCttgtaaaagaaaattaaaaggattagGGAAGATAATTGGCAAGGAGTTTCCCTTCATTTTGTAGTAAAAGATTCATAGACTTCTCAACCAATTAAAAGACATTtatttacaaatattatttcttcttataagttattattattattattattatataaaaaagactcAAATATGAGATCtctttgagatttttttctcattagttgaaatataatcataaacttgctttaattattattgttgttgaactcattatttatttattattttttaaatataaatttaaaattatattattttaatttttttttatatctcacAATTAATCTATTGAAAAGaactatcaaattaatataatattaattaggtTGAGAAAATCCAACaacattaactttttatttaaattatttcaagtttagtctaaattagattttgaatcaATGAGTTTTCAAATTAGCACATCAAACTTAAAGAatacttgttttgttttgtgattgaatctaattttttaaattattttttacttgaaataatatttaattgatcattttatatgtttttttttatgattttaatatagtaatataaaaaagtgttttaatatatttttgaaaaatacctTACATTATATTACCAAATACacttaatcaaatttaaataattcccaaaaacattatattatatgatcaacctatttttatattcatctctctaaaatagaaaaagaaaatacgtGATCATGACATTTGTCTATCTTCCATTTTGTACACCCCCACTACactaaaatatatgaaaacagcACCCCCACCTCTCCCTCTTATAAAACTCCAAACCCAGCTGTCTCCACCTCTCCATTTTCCTCACtaattattttctcaaaattcaatttaaaaatttctttttttttggtaagcaatttaaaaaatttcttattccaaataaaaaaataatttttaattaacacaaAGCACAAAAATCCTaggaaaaaacaactataaaaaaacccaaaaaaatctttctttctttttttcattttcaatttacaAAGCGCACacacaaaacaaatatactcAATCACTACCATGCCGCCACCAccatcgtcgtcgtcgtcgtcatcatcAACGGCGACATCCTTCCGTTCTTTATCAAACCGTTGCCACAGCCATGAGGAGTCGTCGTCGTCTTCTtcgtcatcatcatcactcAACCCCCACCGCAACAACCGCCACCGTAGTGTCCGATCATCCTCCGCCATCGAATCTAACTCTCGATTACCATCAATAAGAGAAACCCAATTTTTATTATCCcttcaaaataaagaaatctCAGGCATTTTACAGAAGTGGGTGAATTATGGTAAAGGTTGGCGTCCTCGTTTTTTCCTTCTCGATGATGGGGTCTTATCTTACTACAAAACCAAtggtcaccaccaccaccaccaccaccaccgtaAGAAAAATACTCCCCCTGGAGAAGATATTTCACGTTGGATCTCTCGCCTTGGAAATCCCATTGGGGAAATTCATCTCAaggtgaatttaaaaaaaaagtttttttttaatcaaattgctTAGTAGTGCTcagaaatagaaaaattaactgaatttttgatgatttggtgattgttttttatggggTTTTTAGGTTTCTTCTATCAAGGAGAGTAGATCGGATGACAAGAGGTTTTCGATATTTACGGGGACAAAAACGTTGCATTTGAGGGCGGGGAGCAGGGAGGAGAGAGTGGAATGGATGGAGGCCTTGCAGGCAGTGAAGGATTTGTATCCGCGGATACCAAATAGTGGTGAGCTGACGGGAAATGGGGGGCTGGTGGTGGTTTCGACGAAAAGGTTGAGGCAAAGATTGATGGATGAAGGATTGAGTGAAGAGGCTATAAAAGAAAGTGAACAAATAATGAGGGATGAATTTTCACTTCTTCATAACCACCTTGTGGTCCTCAAGCAGAAACAGGCTCTGCTTGTCGACACATTGCGCCAATTAGAGGTATAAAGTACAATCAGAAAACCCATTTCAGTATTAAAgtgattttgtttgttatttctttaataCTTGTATGgctgtatatttttttagtcgGAGAAAGTAGATTTGGAGGACACGGTTGTTGATGAAAGCCAAAGGCAGCATGAAAATATGTCTGGATTAAGGCAACAGAAATCCGCCGGTATGTTTTGATAAAACTTAGTTTCATATGGTTACAATTAACATTATGTCTTGTCAGCCAATTGGCGCTGGTCCCTAACAGAGACTGAACCTTGGAACTTAGTGTTTGTCTGTTTGAATGTGAAACAACTTAATTTGCGTTGTGTAATGATGATAGATTAATAGTGGGTTATGGAATAATTAAAGCTGACGTGTTTGTTAATCCTTCATGTTAGATTGAAATTTGAATGCAAGACTAGTAGTTTCTGTTTCTGTTATGCAATTATGCTGCTGATATTTCTTGATTTAACTGTCAAAACATTTTGCTGGAAAATTATGCAAGatactttgaaaatataatgattGGACAGAAACAAACTATAGTGAGTTTCTAATTGACATTGTCATAAGTAATGATGACAGCTTAtgcatgtttatttgttttagcaGCTGATTATATGGAAGAAGAAATGTTTTGGAGGACCAGCCATGGATTCTATAATTAACTTTTGTTTGGTTGAATTATAGTTTCGCTTAGTTTGAAGTTCCTTTGTTCTGAAAATGGATGCTATGAAATACTTTCAGCTGCCTTGCATGGTGCCTTGTATGCGAATGATGAGCTGTCTGTGAATGGGTTAAATGAGGCACCTCTATCTGCTTTTATGATGAATTTCTCTGGCCTGTTACTTTAGCCTTGTCTGAAGTTTCTCTGCTTCAAAATTCCCAAGTTGATTGCTATACTAGTAGCTATATTCATCCATTGTTACCGTTGCATCAATTTGccgtatattttttaaatcaaactcaTTTACATGCATACCTATTTCTAATTGATTTCTAATGGATAATTGAAAACCAACACCTGGCCTCTCGCCCTCTGTCTCTTGCTTGTGTCTTCAATTTTTAgcttctttctctgttttccttttgaacTGTGTCATCCATTTTAACTTTAACTTTTGACCCTCTTTGTGTGGAATTTATGTAGAGGGAAGTGCAAGTGGCTCCGATGATGATCATGACAGACATGATGCTGCAGAGGAGGAAAcagatgatgaagatgatgatgatgaattccTTGATACTCAAGATTTTCTTTCATCAAGTTCATTTAAAAGTGCTGAATCTGAATTTCAGAAAACACCATATGATTCTGATGAAGACGAAGGCCCGCTTGATATTGAAGATGGCATGGATTCCTGTATCAAATTTGTTGGATCTAACTACCCTTGTGTTATGAGGCGAAAGAAATTGCCTGACCCAGTTGAGAAGGAGAAGGGGGTCAGTCTTTGGTCAATGATTAAAGATAATATCGGGAAGGATCTTACTAGAGTTTGTCTTCCAGTTTATTTCAATGAGCCCATCTCTTCTTTACAGAAATGTTTTGAGGATTTGGAATACTCGTTCCTTCTAGATCGAGCCTATGAATTTGGTAAAATGGTAGGTTCATCCtttcttgttgtttcttatTCTTGTCTGatagttgatttaaaaaaacccaCGTACTTGTCATTTAGTCAATGTACCATTGCTGGTTACAAACTTTTTGGGGTATGCCTGCCACTAGCGTTTACTATTTTTGAAACCATGCTAGTTTTACTTGTCTTGCAAAAGCAAAGTTATGATTTTGCCTACTTGAAACTAGTGTCTACTAAGAGACTTGTTGCTTGCGcctattattgttttattacagCCATCACATGATTTCTTAAGAAGCTATGGAGATGGAAGTTATAATTTAAATGCTCTGTTGTGAACTACTATTAATCAGACTGTTGCTGCTGCATGGTCTCTGTGCTTGTGTGTGGAAGTGTGGTCCCAAATCCTAGTGCTCTCAGTGCCAAGTGTGcagtattttagttttcttggaAGAATTTTGGACAAATCACCCTCTCACCCTATACTGTTCTCTTAATAAATGTGCTTACGATCTTGGCATATATTTTGTAGGGTAATAGCCTTATGAGAGCACTCAATGTGGCAGCGTTTGCAGTATCAGGATATGCCTCTACTGATGGAAGACATTGCAAGCCATTCAATCCACTACTAGGGGAAACATATGAGGCTGATTATCCTGATAAAGGCATTCGCTTTATCTCTGAGAAGGTGTCTCTGTCACTGCTAGAAGCACCATAAGCAAttgttattctttatttatacaCGTCTAATATGACATGCCTTTTTATGGTTGcttctgaaaagaaaaatattatgtaattgAAAGTGTATTTGCACACATTTACACATTGTCAGTAAGTAGCAAATGCCACTATTGATTTTTAACATATCAATGTGGCTCATCTTGAAACAGGTTAGTCATCACCCAATGGTTGTTGCCTGCCATTGTGAGGGTCGAGGCTGGAAATTTTGGGGTGAAAgtgatttaaaaagtaaattttgggGTCGTTCAATTCAACTTGATCCTGTTGGCACCTTAACACTAGAGTTTGATGATGGAGAAATTTTCCAGTGGAGTAAGGTTTGTTTTTGGCATTTTACAGCTCTTACCATTCTCTATAAGATTCCTGCTAAGCTGTCTTTCTCTTATCAGGTGACAACATCCATTTACAACCTCATTTTAGGGAAACTATATTGTGATCATTATGGTACAATGAAGATACAGGGGAATCAGAAATACTCCTGCAAGCTAAAATTCAAAGAGCAGTCACTCATTGACAGGAATCCCCACCAGGTTCCAATATCCCCATTtccatatttttcatcaaagtAAATGATCCATCTTGAATTGCATTTTAATAAAGCAACTAATGTGTAGTCATTGTACTACTGAAGCACTTGACTGCTTGAAAGAATAGTGACGCTAGTGTTCCTGGAATATATTGGGAGTTTCTATCCTTGtagatttattagaaaatatctctttttctaaaaatttctttttccagGTCCACTTAAGGTCCACATCATGCTGTATAATATTTCGCTTATGTTTTGTCTCCAAGGTCTCTTTTGCTTTTTAAGTTTGTTAAACTTGTATCCTACAGGCTAAGCTCAGGTTTTTTGTTCTAATGATAGTTTGATTCCTGGTTATTCTTTTCTGTTGGTTGTATAGTCAAATTTGTATACCCGTGCACATTACTTTAGAGGTTCTGCCCTTTCATGCAACAATTtccaacacattttttttttaatgatatcaaGCTTGCTTGGTGAAAAATCATTTGACCATTAGCTTGTCACCCATAAGACTATCAATATTTGTCTGTTGATGTTTTCCCTCGTATCAGGTTCTCATTGCATTATCTCATTTTGTGAATGAATCATGATGAGGCATTACCATTAATTGCAGCAATACTCTTTGTTCTCTAGGTACTAGGTGGTGTTCAAGATAAGAATGGTAAAACAGTGGCAAGTTTATTTGGCAAATGGGATGATAGCATGCACTATAAAATTAATGGTGGTTCAAGGAATGCAAACGGATCAGAGCCCCATTTGCTCTGGAAGCGGAGTAAACCATCAAAGCATCTCACCAGATACAATCTAACACGCTTTGCTATAACTCTGAATGAGCTCACACCGGAGCTTAAGGTTGGTGAAAGATTTGAATATGATAAATATCTTTCTTTACAAGAAATGCCATGTCTCACTGCTCCTCTGCAGTAGAGAACAAGGTATCCATTCGTAGCTGCTGACATTAAATTTATACGCAGGAGAAACTGCCATCAACAGACTCCAGGCTGAGACCTGATCAGAGATGCTTAGAAAATGGAGAGTATACAAAGGCCAATGAAGAGAAGTTACGACTAGAGCAGAGGCAACGACAGGTACGTACATACATCGAGGAGTGATCTTGCTGTATTTACACCAATGCATTTGTACACGCACTTGCAATACACTTCTACCTACTACTGTTTATGAAATGTAGTAAATTAGAGGATAATAAGAATTCTTTTCAACAATCACAGGCACGGAAGATGCAAGAGAGAGGCTGGAAGCCTCGGTGGTTTGTGAAGGAGAAAGGTGGTGAAAGTTATAGCTATATTGGTGGTTACTGGGAAGCCAAGGACAGGGGCAACTGGGAATCATGTCCTGATATCTTTGGCCAAGTACCCACTGATCAAAATTTTGACTAGCAGCATAATCtgcacctttcttttcttttgatttacaCCATTCTTTATTTCCTCTTTCCTGAAtatatttag
This genomic stretch from Populus alba chromosome 19, ASM523922v2, whole genome shotgun sequence harbors:
- the LOC118051965 gene encoding oxysterol-binding protein-related protein 1C isoform X2: MPPPPSSSSSSSSTATSFRSLSNRCHSHEESSSSSSSSSSLNPHRNNRHRSVRSSSAIESNSRLPSIRETQFLLSLQNKEISGILQKWVNYGKGWRPRFFLLDDGVLSYYKTNGHHHHHHHHRKKNTPPGEDISRWISRLGNPIGEIHLKVSSIKESRSDDKRFSIFTGTKTLHLRAGSREERVEWMEALQAVKDLYPRIPNSGELTGNGGLVVVSTKRLRQRLMDEGLSEEAIKESEQIMRDEFSLLHNHLVVLKQKQALLVDTLRQLESEKVDLEDTVVDESQRQHENMSGLRQQKSAEGSASGSDDDHDRHDAAEEETDDEDDDDEFLDTQDFLSSSSFKSAESEFQKTPYDSDEDEGPLDIEDGMDSCIKFVGSNYPCVMRRKKLPDPVEKEKGVSLWSMIKDNIGKDLTRVCLPVYFNEPISSLQKCFEDLEYSFLLDRAYEFGKMVSHHPMVVACHCEGRGWKFWGESDLKSKFWGRSIQLDPVGTLTLEFDDGEIFQWSKVTTSIYNLILGKLYCDHYGTMKIQGNQKYSCKLKFKEQSLIDRNPHQVLGGVQDKNGKTVASLFGKWDDSMHYKINGGSRNANGSEPHLLWKRSKPSKHLTRYNLTRFAITLNELTPELKEKLPSTDSRLRPDQRCLENGEYTKANEEKLRLEQRQRQARKMQERGWKPRWFVKEKGGESYSYIGGYWEAKDRGNWESCPDIFGQVPTDQNFD
- the LOC118051965 gene encoding oxysterol-binding protein-related protein 1B isoform X1, whose amino-acid sequence is MPPPPSSSSSSSSTATSFRSLSNRCHSHEESSSSSSSSSSLNPHRNNRHRSVRSSSAIESNSRLPSIRETQFLLSLQNKEISGILQKWVNYGKGWRPRFFLLDDGVLSYYKTNGHHHHHHHHRKKNTPPGEDISRWISRLGNPIGEIHLKVSSIKESRSDDKRFSIFTGTKTLHLRAGSREERVEWMEALQAVKDLYPRIPNSGELTGNGGLVVVSTKRLRQRLMDEGLSEEAIKESEQIMRDEFSLLHNHLVVLKQKQALLVDTLRQLESEKVDLEDTVVDESQRQHENMSGLRQQKSAEGSASGSDDDHDRHDAAEEETDDEDDDDEFLDTQDFLSSSSFKSAESEFQKTPYDSDEDEGPLDIEDGMDSCIKFVGSNYPCVMRRKKLPDPVEKEKGVSLWSMIKDNIGKDLTRVCLPVYFNEPISSLQKCFEDLEYSFLLDRAYEFGKMGNSLMRALNVAAFAVSGYASTDGRHCKPFNPLLGETYEADYPDKGIRFISEKVSHHPMVVACHCEGRGWKFWGESDLKSKFWGRSIQLDPVGTLTLEFDDGEIFQWSKVTTSIYNLILGKLYCDHYGTMKIQGNQKYSCKLKFKEQSLIDRNPHQVLGGVQDKNGKTVASLFGKWDDSMHYKINGGSRNANGSEPHLLWKRSKPSKHLTRYNLTRFAITLNELTPELKEKLPSTDSRLRPDQRCLENGEYTKANEEKLRLEQRQRQARKMQERGWKPRWFVKEKGGESYSYIGGYWEAKDRGNWESCPDIFGQVPTDQNFD